Part of the Urocitellus parryii isolate mUroPar1 chromosome 2, mUroPar1.hap1, whole genome shotgun sequence genome, AGGTTTCATTAACTGAATATGACGAGAATGTATCAATCCATAACAGTTTTTAATTTACATGTGATTCCTCCATGCAGACAACTATGTGTCCAAAGATTCATGTGGGAAAGATACTGGTTTTAGACAATTGACACTTGTTTTCATAATGCAGCTTATCTCCCCTCTGCTGCGGAGTCTTCCCCACTCTGTAATTTCCCTTCACCTTTCACCTTGTCTCCTAACTGGGCtcccatatttttcttcttcctctcactaataaatatttttatctttcacatCCTTTCTTCCTGTTCATTTTTTAACCCCACTGTTATATGAGAGCTACTCTTTTTGAGGTGATGAGAACTTTCTGATCAGCCATTCAGCAGCCTCAATGTTTATTCAGTTTACCCCTATGGAACaacttatatttttctaatttctttattaatgAATGGACTTCTGATTTCTACTGACTTCTACGATACTACTCTCAGTATTTATAAATGGAATCTCCCCCATCCATCTGACTAcattctgtcatttcttctcATCTGCCTGTGCTGATTTCAGCCCCCCTTACAGTACGCTTCCTAGCCTAAGGATTAGTGGTTAGCATTAAAATTAGGGTATACTATAGAGCTAGTATATTGAAGAGTAGCTGCAGAACCTAGCCAGGATTTATAACATCTCCATGAGAACAACTATCACATGTATAAATGAAATGTGGGGAACACCACAGTTTTTTAATTAGAGATGTTTTGATTATCTTAATGCCTGGAAGATATCAGTCAACATGTTTGTGTTAACATTAGTAGTCCATTTAGGAAGGAGTAcagtttatatatttacatagtaaagatactttaaaaataaattgatgataATTTCTCCCCCTTTGTTTTTATATCTGTAGAAGATTGAAGTGTATGCCCAGTGATGATTAATGACTTGCTATTGTTCTGTTACTATCTAAATGTTGTATGTCTTTATATAAATACAAGTGCTGGTCTAACATTTTCATATCAGAAAACCAAATGTGACTCTGAATGttgaaatttcaatatttaataatgaaataattaattaatgtattgtTTTGACACTACATTATCAATATAATAACTGATTATTTGCATATGTTTGTTTAAGATATTTAATTCTAACTGCTATCAGAGAagctctttctgtctctgtttctaATTATGGACAACCCTCATTAAGTTGTTAAGAGGAAAGAATATTTGTACCTAagaattttaaggtttttttgctttcccttttatttctcaaaaggaatgaagaaatctTGGGCAGATCTTCCTTTCCCATGCAGTTTTTTCCCATTAATAATACTGCTTTACctcaagaatattttttctttcagaaaatggtAAGTTTGATACCCATTTAGTTTAGCATATATGTGACACAAATTTATGAAGAACATGAAAAACATTCTTAGTATTTGGTGCTCAAATAGTTAATATTAATGAACAACCactcattacctgaaactatgaaAGTATTTTTCCCATCATTAtactattctattctattctattctattctattctattcttttcttttcttctcttttcttttcttctctctctcctcctcctcctcctcctcctcctcctcctcctcctcctcccctcctcctcctccctttctctctctctctctctctctctctctctctctctctctctctctctctctctctctcttctcccccctCTCTGATAGAGATGGAAGTGAGTTGAAAGACAAGTTGAAGATATCACAGTTTATTTCTAATCTGCTTTGAGTAGTTAGAAATTTTAGTTATCGTCTCTCTATCATATATTGAGATTAatacatttgtaaaaatttttatctgtttcattttattcttatattttggcTCCTAGAAGAGTTAAAACTACATATGTGGTTTGCattatatttctttgataatCTATATTGTAGTAAACTAATAAACCTTTAAATGTTTATGTTAAGGATTTAAGGAAGCTCCCACACTCCTACTATGAAGTCACTGCCTTTCTTATACCAAAATACAATTTGATTTACTCATGACTATTTGCATAATTCATGTTACTTTTAACATGCATTAGACTTTTTAATATGCACTTAACTTAGCATTTTGGATTTGTTTTGGTAtataagttgtcttttttttttttccccacagcaGCGGCATGCACATAATCCAGTGCTGCAGCTTCCTTACTATGAGATGACAGCCCAACTTCCCAATAGCACGTCTGGGTCTTCCTCACTGAGTCATGTTCCAGATCTAGATGCTGGACCTAGCTCCTATGAATGGACTATCCAACAACCAAGTGACTCTGACCTTCATCAGATGAATACCCGAAAGAGGCAAAAGCAAACCAGTGACAGTGATAGTAGCACAGAAAACAATAGAGGAAATGAATTCAGCCAAAAATTCcgaaaatgtaagaaaaagaaaagatattagtATTATCTTCAGATAATACGTATCTTCACTGATCTTAATTCTGTTTAAAGAAAACTGACCAATTTCCTGAGTGTCTtgtctttttttgaaatatatgaaaacatgactTATCTCATTTGCTATTCAATTTTTGCCTCAAATgacaaaagcttttaaaaataatataatgtacTACTTTTGTATGTCATAATATATTTGACCCATTGCCAATAAGAAATATactttgtatcattttattttagtactgATGATGAAATTTCATTAAACTATTAACTAAAAGTCAGCTACTGAACACTTGTGGATAAGGTACTGTGATTTCTCTAGATTGTTCCTATAATATTCAAGTATAATTAGGCTGTAATTAGGAACATTAGATTTGCCAAAAGAAAACAATGCAAATATTTAAGAGTTGCATGTGGTTCCTAGTGAATATGTTATAAACAGGCTTTGTTTCCTttgttaataacattttattttttacattcacTCAAGTTGTTTCTGAGCCTTACTGTACTTCAGgtttattttatcaaatgaaGACATATGACAGTGATACCAAAGGAAATATTATTATCATGGGATTGGCTTTTGGGTCATTAACTTGTTATATGAGTTCAATGGGGGATTCCTGCCTCTTTACTTCTTACTTGTTTATAATGAACATTAAGTTAGCTATGTAAGTATTACATTATCTACCTCTTTTGCCAGCCAGGTTTGAGAGGATATGTTTAATGTATTTAAATCTTgataatgaataagtaaatagaatgatatttctttaatgtttgatATCTAATACTTAATTGTCcaaaaaatttttctattttgtgttcatttattttagaagatAGGATACACGTTAAATAAATTGgggttttttaaacatttttgttaattttatagcCCACCATAAATTAGAATgataagaattatatttattaaagctAATTGAAAGAATCATGCAACTCCTTTGTGAGTAGAGCACCAAATTTAGTAGGAAGGGCCATGCTTGGATGTgtcttttgcatgttgagtagaacTTTATAGATCCTTActgtttaaaagaataaagatctGTTTTTAACAAAAGGAGTAACTGAATTTAACTGAGTATAGTAGAATTTAGAACAAACATTAATCTACTTTAATCTGATCAATATGAAAAACTGACTGGTGCTTTGTGTAGTTTTAActatgttttcttgttttttggcCTTTGAAACTCatactcttttctttttacattcacatttttttttcaatttagaatCAAGCCAAAGGGGAAAATGGCTTCTACATAATTAGGAAATAGCATATCTTTAAAAAGCTTAAATTCACCTTCATCTCaatcttttctttaattctgtaacttaccttaaacctaaattattttgttgtgaTTGGTATTATTGgaagtatataaaaaatgtttcttagcAATTAAGAATAGTTTTGTGTAAGAAATATATCTTGAAATACTAttacattaattaaaatgtgaaaaccgcaaaatatttttcttaaattcttccaTCACAGACAGGAAAGTGCACGTTGTGATTTAGATATGTTgggtcccccaaagactcatgtgtttgAAGATGTGGTCCCAAATGCAGCAGTATCCAAAGTGGGAATCCTTGGGATATGAATatatcatgagggctctgacatcATCAGTGGGTTAAATGAGAGATAAcgatttgaatggactactgggaggtagtGGACAGTGTAGGAAGTGGGACCTAGTAAAAATGAATGCATCCTTAGGGGTTTACTCTTGGGGACTTAATCTtgtccctgtttctctctctgtctccctcctcaCCCTACCCTTTATCTGtctctatctatctacctatatatctgtctctctctgccccactccctctctctttccctttcccctctttttctctctttcccctccttctGCTGCCATGAGTTGACCAGCTGTCCTCCACCATGACCTTTCtcatgatgatctgcctcatctcaggcccagagcagtggagccagctgaccatggattgaaagcTCTGAAACTATCagtcaaaatgaatctttcctcctctaagttattcatGCCAGGCACCTTTtcttcacagcaatgaaaagctaatacaATACCTCAGTATTAACTTGAACAAGTCAACCAACTTGAAATACATAGAAGACTAGAAAAGTCACCTTTACCATGGtgtatttcattattaaaaaaatataaaataggggctggagttgtggctcagcagtagagcacttccctggcatgtgtgaggccctgggtccgatcctcagcactgcacataaataaataaaataaaagatctaaacaactaaaaaaatacatataaaaaaatataaaatatccctGGAAATATCTGTCACCATCCTATAAAATTTTGAGTTATCAGTTTTCCCTAATGCTGTATATTTGAgttaagaattattaaaattatttaactttggggattttattttccaatttttaatttctcactcTCAAAATCTGTTCACTTTTAAGTAAGCCTGAACCCATTCTACTATGCTACAAGAATCTTAAATATGAGAACAAAACTAGACATTATGCATATtctcatattttctaatttttataaatcagTCTCTAATGCATGAGGAAGTGGCAAAATCAGTAAAATTACCTACAATTAAAGTTAGATCAGATTAACAGAAAAGTTTAGAGCATATGAGAACACTCTAAAAAAAGTGGCTCCAAGGGTAGCCAGGGTAAAGGTTTATATACAAACATAACTAAAGACAATGAGTTTGGGGTTTCAGTGGTAACATATGGCAGGTTCCATTGGGAGCCTTAGGCAATTTTTCACCCAGACGCTGATGGGCAGTCTCCTTCCTGGCTGGGAGCTCACCAGGGAAGGATTTATGGCAAGTGAACTCTCACCTTCCAGTGCTAAGAGTCAGTCTTCTTCCAAATAGGAAATTCCCTCAAAGAGGAAGATTTGGGGCAGCTGTGCATTCAGAAGGCTCTGGTTAACTCCGTGAAGATAAGCTTGGAAAGGTTTCTTTCAATGACTGTTGTTTGTTcatatgttttcaatttaaagtcatttttatgtCATTCTGGTGAGTTGGTGGTCACTTCATTTCCCCTACTTGAAACTTCACAAGAAGTTTCACAAAGAGCTGAACCAATTGCTATGGAAAGAAAAGTCAAGTTCATATTTATATTGTATGAtatctgaaaaggaaaataataatatagattAGAAGAATGAGTAAGCAAGAAGGAACAAATCTAAACACATTTCCCCACCCCCATTGAAGCAGTCTTCTAGTTCTGGGAATGGGTCAATGCAATTAAATGGCTAGGTCTCCTTAATGTGATATAGAATATTACCATCTTTGAAATGGTGTAAATCAGATGCTACTTgtcctttcttatttaaaaacaatcagAAGTGTTCACTGCAGACTGCATAACCTCCTCCTTGTTGGGTAGTCAGTGTATCTGAGATGGGATGATTTCAGAGTACAACAGAGGCTAAACTGGAAGCTTCCAGAAACCACATAGAAACATTAAATATCTAGATCATTGCTTTGTAAATCCTTAAAAGTCCTCAGTTTGGAAAAACTATCCACATTATTGAATGAAACTTGATGTTTCAGTTCAAAAGTGAGTTTTCTAGGATGACTTACCTGGTATTCTGTGATGTTTGTGTACAAAGGGCCTCACACTTTGGCATTTAAGGCAGGATATCTGGTGAAGAAAGTGGCACCAGGTATCTGAGTCTTCATTGCCCTGACCATTTGAGTAATAACCTTTTATATACTTCATTGCCACAACAAATAAAGAGATCAAGGTTGAACATGAACAAGGTCAGGGTAAAAACTATGACCCACAAGGATGAGGTCTGGTGACTTATGACCTTTGTCATTAGCTGTATTAGCATCTATATATTTCCATATTCCCTGCACCTTCATCAGCAACAATAGCAAAATCGAATTGAGAAATAGAAGATAGAGGAAACCTTCAGCTTAGCCTCCACAGAGGAAATATGACCCGATCGGGATACTCCAGATTTTAAATGTACTCATCTATAGTTCACCAGGAAAGATAAGAATGGGTAAGCTCTATTCCATGTTCCCTTGGTAGAGCCTTAAGCCCAGGAATACTTTCCTGTGATTGAGCAAATATCCATCTAAATGTCATTCTCTTTCCCTATGATATTATTAGAGAACTGAAAGAAACCTACTTTGCAGTCACATTATAGAGAATGATTATAgtatttctttggtattttttacTTAAGAACAGTTCAATGCCATTTATGTTTTCaattcaaaggaagaaatttCCTTCCAgtaattttacctcaataaaatgTAGACCATGCTGGGATGGTGGAGCACATCTgtcatctcagtgacttgggaggccaaggtagcaggatcacaaattcaagcccAGCCTAGGCAATTTGGTGGGTCACtgccctaaaataaaaaataaaggactggaataaagtgcccctgggttcaactctaagtacctagatttaaaaaaaaaaattaaagtactggagatacagctcagtgggagagcacccctgcattcaatgctcagtactgctaaaagcttctgcatagcaaaggaaagggtcaataaaataaaatggtaatcTACCAATTTGGGAAAAATTTCTTTACAACCATATATCTAACAAGGGGCTAATGTCTAAATTTTAGAAGGAAATCATACAattcaataacagaaaaaaaactcaatttatGGGAAAGGatttaaatatatagatttatCAAAAAGACACTAACATAGTCAGATGTTAATGAAAAGGTGTTTAACATTATTAATGagaaaaatgcaagtcaaaagtACTGTGAGATATAACCTCACAGTTAGTAGGATAGCTAGTACCAAACTGTCAGGAAAGAACAAATATTAGctatgtggagaaaaaaaacccTTTCACACTGTGGGTGATAATGTAGATTAATGCAGCCATTGTGGAAAAAAGTAGGAGattcctaaagaaattaaaaattgaactacCATGTGTACCAGCAATTGTCCTTTTAGGTATACACCCACAGGAAATGCAATTAGCACCTTGATGCAATATCTGTACTCCCATGTACATTCAGCGTTATTTACAATATCCAAGATATGAACACAATCTAAGTGTTTATCAGTGGACAAATGATACAGAAACTGTGGTGCGTGTATGTTTAATATGGAATATTTCTGAACCGTAAAAAGGGGACTCTGTCATTTGTCACAACATGAATGGAcctggaaaacattatgctaaatgaaatgagccagaccaaaaaaaaaaaaaaagaaaaatatttcataatctcTCTGATTGTGGGATCCAAAATAGAAGTCAAACATACAGAGGTTAGAGAACAGTTACCTGGGTTAGGATTCAGAGGAAATGGAAGGATGGATATAGGTCAAGGGATAGAAATTACAAAGATTTAGGATGCATGAATCTAGAGACTAGAGTACGACATGAGAAACCATAGTTGGAAAAATTGAATTACATTAGGGATTTCTGCTAAATGAGTAGAGTTtgctgtatacacacacacacacatacacacacacaggtaacTATTAAATGATGAATACAGAATTTGCTTCACTATAGTAATTATTGTACTATTTCTATGTGTCCCATATCCCTTTGTTGTATCCTTAAATGTACactataacatttatttaaaataaataaatagaaactttGATATGTACTCTATCTCCTCATTGAAAAAGATGGCAGGATTTGTCAGTGTTATAAGCCACACTTTTTACACCCGTTGATGATACATtccaagtatatatatatatatatatatatatatatatatatatatatatatataaataggcaTCATAACAACTCTTCATTGAAAATCCAATAATGCTTGCTTCATCCTGGAATGAGAGGCTTAGAGATGCCTGGTAATAGGGCAACCAAAAGCTAATTCAAACAGGGTAAATCCATGTCTCCTATTTGGGTAGTCTGtatttgcatgtgtgtgagtgtaccagggattgaacccaggggcacgcacttaaccactgaaccacattcctagttctttattttgagacaggatcttgctaagttgtttcagcctcactaagttgctgaggctgactttgagcttgggttcttcctgcctcaccttcaggagctgctgggatgtgccaccacacccagcattgGACTGGATttttataaaaggagaaagaggagagaggtaATGCTTCTCTGCTTCTGAGGTTTGAGAATGATAGGAGATATCAAATTTCAGTTACTACCCTAGTATTTTCCATCGCAATTATTTCTACAGTAAAGTGGCTTGATCTGATTTGATCTATAAAGAAATGCCAAAATAAGGGAAaacctcagtttttatttttttaccactATTTTAGAATCAGCATATCTAATTGATAGTTTCAGTTAGTCCACCAAACAGACAGACAATAACCAAAGAGTGAGAATATGCAAAGGCTGGAGATAAATTTATAGAGTCTACTTGGACTACTGCCAAGAGCAGAATGTGTCTTAAATAATTCCATGAAATATGATGATTACTTCCAGAAACTTGTTGAGATTAACAAACAATGCATTGGGAAGTGGCTTGGTCAGAATGTTTGGGATTTTAGGACAGAACCAATTGTCATTAAGTTTCCTGAACTCCTCTCTTTTTTACATATGTCCTATTAGATGGGAGATAAAAGTCAAAGGATAGGGGGCTACAGCATGAGCATTTGTTACAATGTGTAATAAATACATCTAATCATTGTTTGGCAGCCTTTGATAGCCATTTGTCTTTTTCAGGTTGTTCAACACTTGCCCAATAGTAATATCAAGGATAAATGCAGGATACTTTCAGCAGCTTTTTAAGCCCTATTGTTTCTTAGAGATTATTAGTTTTTATTGGTGTGTGCTGAACAATAGCAAGTTCAGTTGGAAGATGAACAGCCTATCATAGGTCAGCATATTTATGTCCATTGGCAATAGGAGTGCTGGCAAAGGCCAAGGATCTAAGACTTTTAATTGTCCCAAAAACATGcaaaatttcaaaactatgtCTGGAATCAGTAAATATGGTAATTTTCTCCTTTGACAAAGGATAAGAGCTAGTAAAACTAGGAGTTTGACAATGAGCTGATCTTAGAGAAGGCAAAGAGTATGCCTCAGGTATTTCTTGTGAAAAAACTATTGTGTAACCAGTTATTATATACATTAGGATCCATggaagaaacagaaccaataggatacaTGTGTGGctaaatgtatgaatatatgttaTCTA contains:
- the Rbm11 gene encoding splicing regulator RBM11 isoform X1, whose amino-acid sequence is MFPAQEEADRTVFVGNLEPRVREEILYELFLQAGPLTKVTICKDREGKPKSFGFVCFKHPESVSYAIALLNGIRLYGRPINVQYRFGSSRSSEPANQNFEACVKINSHTYRNEEILGRSSFPMQFFPINNTALPQEYFFFQKMQRHAHNPVLQLPYYEMTAQLPNSTSGSSSLSHVPDLDAGPSSYEWTIQQPSDSDLHQMNTRKRQKQTSDSDSSTENNRGNEFSQKFRKCKKKKRY